One part of the Lycium ferocissimum isolate CSIRO_LF1 chromosome 8, AGI_CSIRO_Lferr_CH_V1, whole genome shotgun sequence genome encodes these proteins:
- the LOC132067786 gene encoding transcription factor bHLH49-like isoform X1 gives MDIASKNESEQEKRNEEVSMNYQSPNISSEWQLSGSNLTNASMGIMIPSSTNQMVDSFCTTTWDQSTNSPNLGFCDANVQINPSTTNPLGTLGPSWTPSNPMLKGGMFLPPGPVMLPQFPADSGFIERAARFSCFSGGNFGDMMNPFSIPESMNPYHRGPAPMQGPQEVLACNGLKSPQKQHLSNVDTEKSPLKNEKKSESFARSQDEAKEVVGVSGNESDEAGCSGRREETEGAGEESYGKNIGSKKRKRGGQDTEPAKDQIEIQKGEQNLNSISIKPGGKNGKQGSQFSDPTKEEYIHVRARRGQATNSHSLAERIRREKISERMKYLQDLVPGCSKVTGKAVMLDEIINYVQSLQRQVEFLSMKLATVNPRLDFNIDGLLSKDILQSRAGPSSSLAFPPDMTMPYPPLHPSQAGILQSVLPGYGIPNDAFRRAINPHLATTSCGPGDYKDPSSQAPNVWDNELHNVVQMGLNSSAPLSSQDLSGSLSSGQMKAEP, from the exons ATGGATATAGCAAGCAAGAATGAGAGTGAACAAGAAAAGAGGAATGAAGAAGTCTCAATGAACTATCAGTCACCAAATATTTCTTCAGAATGGCAATTAAGTGGTAGCAATTTGACAAATGCATCTATGGGAATAATGATTCCTAGTAGTACCAATCAAATGGTTGATTCATTTTGCACTACTACTTGGGATCAATCTACCAATTCACCAAACTTAGGTTTCTGTGATGCTAATGTTCAAATAAATCCTAGCACTACAAATCCACTAGGAACACTGGGTCCTAGTTGGACTCCATCAAATCCGATGTTGAAAGGGGGCATGTTTCTACCTCCCGGTCCGGTGATGCTTCCGCAGTTTCCGGCTGATTCGGGTTTTATTGAAAGAGCTGCAAGGTTTTCTTGCTTTAGTGGAGGGAACTTTGGTGACATGATGAACCCTTTTAGCATCCCTGAGTCGATGAATCCGTATCATAGGGGACCGGCACCAATGCAAGGTCCTCAAGAGGTTTTGGCATGTAATGGTTTGAAATCACCTCAGAAGCAGCACTTGAGTAATGTGGACACTGAGAAAAGCCCCCTCAAGAATGAAAAAAAGAGTGAAAGTTTTGCTAGGTCTCAGGATGAAGCAAAAGAAGTTGTTGGAGTCTCTGGTAATGAGTCTGATGAAGCTGGATGTAGTGGCCGTCGAGAAGAAACAGAGGGTGCTGGTGAGGAGTCTTATGGAAAGAATATCGgctcaaagaaaaggaaaagaggcGGTCAG GATACTGAACCTGCTAAGGATCAAATTGAAATTCAGAAAGGGGAGCAAAACCTGAATTCAATTTCTATCAAGCCTGGTGGAAAGAATGGTAAACAGGGGTCTCAATTTTCAGATCCAACGAAAGAAGAATATATACACGTTCGAGCTCGAAGAGGCCAGGCAACAAATAGCCATAGTCTTGCAGAAAGA ATAAGGAGGGAGAAAATCAGTGAACGGATGAAATATCTTCAGGATCTTGTGCCTGGTTGCAGCAAG GTCACCGGCAAAGCTGTGATGCTTGATGAGATCATTAACTATGTACAGTCTCTGCAAAGGCAGGTTGAG TTCCTCTCAATGAAGCTTGCAACAGTAAACCCACGGCTAGATTTTAATATTGATGGGCTCCTGTCAAAAGAT ATCCTCCAGTCTCGAGCAGGTCCTTCATCCTCGCTCGCCTTTCCACCTGATATGACCATGCCATATCCTCCCTTACATCCATCACAAGCTGGAATTCTTCAATCTGTTCTTCCTGGTTATGGAATTCCTAATGATGCATTTCGTAGAGCCATCAATCCCCATTTAGCCACTACTAGTTGTGGGCCTGGTGACTACAAGGATCCTTCATCTCAG GCTCCGAATGTATGGGATAATGAGCTACATAATGTTGTCCAAATGGGATTAAATTCAAGTGCACCCTTATCTAGTCAAGATTTAAGTG GTTCTCTGTCATCAGGACAGATGAAAGCAGAACCTTGA
- the LOC132067786 gene encoding transcription factor bHLH49-like isoform X2: protein MDIASKNESEQEKRNEEVSMNYQSPNISSEWQLSGSNLTNASMGIMIPSSTNQMVDSFCTTTWDQSTNSPNLGFCDANVQINPSTTNPLGTLGPSWTPSNPMLKGGMFLPPGPVMLPQFPADSGFIERAARFSCFSGGNFGDMMNPFSIPESMNPYHRGPAPMQGPQEVLACNGLKSPQKQHLSNVDTEKSPLKNEKKSESFARSQDEAKEVVGVSGNESDEAGCSGRREETEGAGEESYGKNIGSKKRKRGGQDTEPAKDQIEIQKGEQNLNSISIKPGGKNGKQGSQFSDPTKEEYIHVRARRGQATNSHSLAERIRREKISERMKYLQDLVPGCSKVTGKAVMLDEIINYVQSLQRQVEFLSMKLATVNPRLDFNIDGLLSKDILQSRAGPSSSLAFPPDMTMPYPPLHPSQAGILQSVLPGYGIPNDAFRRAINPHLATTSCGPGDYKDPSSQVLCHQDR from the exons ATGGATATAGCAAGCAAGAATGAGAGTGAACAAGAAAAGAGGAATGAAGAAGTCTCAATGAACTATCAGTCACCAAATATTTCTTCAGAATGGCAATTAAGTGGTAGCAATTTGACAAATGCATCTATGGGAATAATGATTCCTAGTAGTACCAATCAAATGGTTGATTCATTTTGCACTACTACTTGGGATCAATCTACCAATTCACCAAACTTAGGTTTCTGTGATGCTAATGTTCAAATAAATCCTAGCACTACAAATCCACTAGGAACACTGGGTCCTAGTTGGACTCCATCAAATCCGATGTTGAAAGGGGGCATGTTTCTACCTCCCGGTCCGGTGATGCTTCCGCAGTTTCCGGCTGATTCGGGTTTTATTGAAAGAGCTGCAAGGTTTTCTTGCTTTAGTGGAGGGAACTTTGGTGACATGATGAACCCTTTTAGCATCCCTGAGTCGATGAATCCGTATCATAGGGGACCGGCACCAATGCAAGGTCCTCAAGAGGTTTTGGCATGTAATGGTTTGAAATCACCTCAGAAGCAGCACTTGAGTAATGTGGACACTGAGAAAAGCCCCCTCAAGAATGAAAAAAAGAGTGAAAGTTTTGCTAGGTCTCAGGATGAAGCAAAAGAAGTTGTTGGAGTCTCTGGTAATGAGTCTGATGAAGCTGGATGTAGTGGCCGTCGAGAAGAAACAGAGGGTGCTGGTGAGGAGTCTTATGGAAAGAATATCGgctcaaagaaaaggaaaagaggcGGTCAG GATACTGAACCTGCTAAGGATCAAATTGAAATTCAGAAAGGGGAGCAAAACCTGAATTCAATTTCTATCAAGCCTGGTGGAAAGAATGGTAAACAGGGGTCTCAATTTTCAGATCCAACGAAAGAAGAATATATACACGTTCGAGCTCGAAGAGGCCAGGCAACAAATAGCCATAGTCTTGCAGAAAGA ATAAGGAGGGAGAAAATCAGTGAACGGATGAAATATCTTCAGGATCTTGTGCCTGGTTGCAGCAAG GTCACCGGCAAAGCTGTGATGCTTGATGAGATCATTAACTATGTACAGTCTCTGCAAAGGCAGGTTGAG TTCCTCTCAATGAAGCTTGCAACAGTAAACCCACGGCTAGATTTTAATATTGATGGGCTCCTGTCAAAAGAT ATCCTCCAGTCTCGAGCAGGTCCTTCATCCTCGCTCGCCTTTCCACCTGATATGACCATGCCATATCCTCCCTTACATCCATCACAAGCTGGAATTCTTCAATCTGTTCTTCCTGGTTATGGAATTCCTAATGATGCATTTCGTAGAGCCATCAATCCCCATTTAGCCACTACTAGTTGTGGGCCTGGTGACTACAAGGATCCTTCATCTCAG GTTCTCTGTCATCAGGACAGATGA